One region of Ahniella affigens genomic DNA includes:
- a CDS encoding FG-GAP-like repeat-containing protein: MSWDTHASYATGIADSRQTTLPLANAEHGYSMTPLGDVNGDGFLDFALGLPGESAGGTAVNRGAVAVYFGTGTSNSPGPIFVEYGTSASERFGTSVSGAGDLNGDGFDDFIVGAPLWDNGATQDVGRAYVYFGKSSVVPTPWTLAAQLTGAGQAGSQFGMAVAGIGDVNGDGYADLAVGAPLHDDGAARVDAGQVRVYFGGSGTTFDTTADATMSPTAPDSQYGSMISGGGDFNGDGRSDFVVGVPRFTAGQSLEGAALLYYGGAGSFDTTADLTFEGNVADLNLGRAFAGLGDVNGDGFSDVSIGAPLYDNGQTNEGAVFVFHGATTATANAVVDTILQSDVAGSLFGASLAIGDSNGDGYADLAIGSPNATDYAINEFGTVHVVRGSGTGLTTDRYQIRGLSSTTTGGRLGSSLAFVDFNGNGFPELFVGAPEETVGGRARQGALYMVQSDRRLSPNLTSSINGPQANGQFGHNMATGDINGDGLADLAVGSPGYDLNGATADSGRIDLYYGAAGGFNTTADGVVSNSGVGEAFGASVAVGDFNGDGYGDVAVGAPNMVGSGGQVRIFNGGTGAFNTTADHVVSVAQIGAGFGLAVANVGDLNGDGIVDLGVGALNYDLNAGVTESGAAFIWFGKASGVSGTADRQILMNTTAGLFGWRIAGAGDVNGDGFADLAVGMRDDPSTGRGRVMIYHGGENFDTTSDKQIAPSTINGARCSVGLASAGDINGDGYSDLVVGCPNEVNGSQSGAIRLYRGSSSGLMDGPGDVQTIFGNTSLEYGFFVAGGGDIDADGFADVLVGSPVGSSDSARWYRGSATGLLTNSETVLSADPDTRFGQTGALADLNGDGFAEVVVGAVSTASASGAIHVAIPNGAGRDGSPQQFRSAVAPFDFEGDTTSPSGTLIAALAQSPIGRQRVKMRVELCPNGTAFGNNSCLTTTTPEWTDLTSSSAGALVLVMPDALNADTPYHWRARMIYAPMGITAAGITAPTEPAQLGPWKRMRARAGLGDLRTQSNTLFSDSFE, from the coding sequence ATGTCATGGGATACGCATGCCAGCTATGCGACTGGCATTGCCGATTCGCGTCAGACAACTTTGCCGCTGGCGAATGCGGAGCACGGCTATTCCATGACGCCGCTGGGCGATGTCAACGGTGATGGTTTCCTCGATTTTGCGCTGGGCCTGCCAGGGGAGAGTGCCGGGGGCACCGCAGTCAATCGCGGCGCCGTGGCGGTGTATTTCGGTACTGGTACCTCGAATAGTCCAGGTCCGATCTTCGTTGAATACGGGACCTCGGCCAGCGAACGATTTGGTACCAGTGTGTCGGGTGCGGGGGACTTGAACGGCGATGGTTTTGACGACTTCATCGTGGGTGCGCCGCTCTGGGACAACGGGGCGACTCAGGACGTTGGTCGTGCATATGTCTACTTCGGAAAATCATCCGTTGTGCCGACGCCTTGGACACTCGCGGCGCAGTTGACTGGTGCCGGTCAAGCGGGAAGTCAGTTCGGCATGGCGGTGGCCGGTATCGGGGATGTTAACGGCGATGGCTACGCTGACCTCGCTGTCGGCGCGCCGCTGCATGATGATGGCGCGGCGCGCGTGGATGCCGGCCAGGTTCGAGTCTATTTTGGCGGCAGCGGTACAACGTTCGACACGACGGCCGATGCCACGATGTCTCCGACTGCGCCTGACAGCCAATACGGATCAATGATTTCCGGCGGTGGCGATTTCAATGGCGATGGTCGGTCTGATTTTGTGGTGGGCGTACCGAGATTCACGGCGGGTCAGAGTCTTGAAGGCGCGGCCTTGCTCTACTACGGCGGTGCAGGCAGTTTCGATACCACGGCTGATCTGACGTTCGAAGGCAATGTCGCCGATCTCAACCTGGGTCGAGCGTTTGCTGGTTTGGGCGATGTAAACGGCGATGGTTTCTCAGACGTCAGCATCGGCGCACCCTTGTACGACAATGGGCAAACCAACGAAGGCGCTGTATTTGTGTTTCATGGCGCGACCACGGCCACTGCCAATGCGGTGGTCGATACGATCCTCCAGTCCGATGTCGCAGGTAGCCTGTTTGGAGCGTCGCTCGCCATCGGTGACAGCAACGGTGATGGCTACGCCGATCTGGCGATTGGTTCGCCGAATGCCACGGACTATGCAATCAACGAGTTCGGCACAGTGCATGTGGTGCGTGGTTCTGGCACAGGTTTGACCACGGACAGGTATCAAATTCGCGGTCTATCCAGCACCACGACAGGCGGCAGACTTGGCAGCTCGTTGGCTTTTGTCGACTTCAACGGCAATGGTTTTCCTGAGCTGTTTGTCGGTGCGCCGGAAGAAACGGTAGGTGGACGTGCTCGCCAGGGTGCGCTCTACATGGTGCAGTCCGATCGTCGTCTGTCGCCCAACTTGACCAGCTCGATCAACGGACCTCAAGCCAATGGGCAGTTCGGTCACAACATGGCGACTGGCGACATCAATGGCGATGGGCTCGCCGACTTGGCCGTGGGCAGTCCCGGTTATGATCTGAACGGAGCAACGGCTGATAGCGGCCGAATCGATCTCTATTACGGCGCGGCCGGCGGTTTCAATACCACTGCTGATGGTGTCGTGAGCAACAGTGGTGTCGGCGAGGCGTTTGGTGCCTCGGTCGCCGTGGGTGACTTCAATGGCGATGGTTATGGCGATGTCGCAGTTGGCGCACCGAACATGGTTGGCAGTGGCGGACAAGTGCGCATCTTCAATGGCGGTACCGGTGCGTTCAACACCACCGCTGATCATGTGGTCAGCGTTGCGCAGATCGGTGCCGGGTTTGGGTTGGCGGTTGCGAATGTCGGTGACCTGAACGGCGACGGGATTGTCGACTTAGGTGTCGGTGCACTCAACTATGATCTCAACGCCGGCGTCACCGAGAGTGGCGCGGCATTCATCTGGTTCGGCAAGGCATCAGGCGTGTCTGGTACCGCCGATCGGCAGATTCTCATGAACACGACGGCGGGGCTGTTCGGCTGGCGCATCGCTGGCGCTGGCGATGTCAATGGCGATGGATTTGCAGATCTTGCGGTGGGCATGCGCGACGACCCAAGCACGGGTCGAGGGCGCGTCATGATCTACCACGGCGGGGAGAACTTTGACACGACCAGCGATAAGCAGATTGCGCCGTCGACCATAAATGGCGCACGCTGCTCGGTTGGTCTGGCCTCTGCCGGCGACATCAATGGCGATGGCTACTCTGACTTGGTCGTAGGTTGCCCCAATGAGGTGAACGGCAGTCAATCGGGAGCCATCCGCCTCTATCGCGGTTCAAGCTCTGGATTGATGGATGGGCCGGGTGACGTTCAGACCATCTTTGGGAACACTAGCTTGGAGTACGGCTTCTTTGTGGCCGGCGGTGGCGACATCGACGCCGACGGCTTCGCCGATGTGTTGGTCGGTTCGCCGGTCGGTTCGAGCGATTCAGCGCGTTGGTATCGCGGCAGTGCCACCGGCCTCCTGACCAATTCAGAGACCGTCCTGTCCGCTGATCCGGACACCCGCTTCGGGCAGACCGGAGCCCTGGCCGACCTCAATGGCGATGGCTTTGCCGAAGTGGTGGTCGGTGCCGTGTCGACGGCGTCCGCGTCTGGCGCCATCCATGTTGCCATTCCCAATGGGGCTGGCCGGGACGGCAGCCCGCAACAGTTCCGAAGTGCGGTGGCACCATTCGACTTCGAAGGCGACACGACCTCCCCGAGCGGGACGCTGATCGCAGCATTGGCGCAGTCACCGATTGGCCGCCAGCGCGTCAAAATGCGCGTCGAGCTGTGTCCCAATGGTACGGCGTTTGGCAACAACAGTTGTTTGACCACGACGACGCCCGAGTGGACCGATCTGACGAGCTCTAGTGCTGGGGCTCTGGTACTCGTGATGCCGGATGCACTCAACGCAGACACGCCCTATCACTGGCGTGCGCGGATGATCTATGCGCCGATGGGCATCACCGCAGCAGGCATCACGGCACCGACGGAGCCCGCCCAACTCGGTCCCTGGAAACGCATGCGCGCTCGCGCGGGCTTGGGTGATCTGCGCACCCAGTCAAACACACTATTCTCAGATAGCTTTGAATAG
- a CDS encoding DUF6445 family protein — translation MNTKRGTLSLMLNPNPRIRAVPLFDDQYCWVIDDALLEPERWRDKAIQHERDFQRLGVNAYPGLELRMPDAIGAAFCDYFLQHFRSGLGARRLIRGYARLALVTDPPERLSPVQWLPHRDRFDLPAHELAAASVLYLFPDGHFGGTSFYRPKQDLIATQRLLMDAARLPVSDFQQRYGLSAGYIGDGNDWFERIAVIPPRFNRMICYDGGLFHCSDMRPTDVLSPDPTVGRLTLNGFYLCTKRHSV, via the coding sequence TTGAACACCAAACGCGGCACACTATCGCTCATGCTGAATCCGAATCCACGCATCCGGGCCGTCCCGTTGTTCGATGACCAGTATTGCTGGGTCATCGACGACGCGTTGCTCGAACCCGAGCGTTGGCGCGACAAAGCGATCCAACACGAACGCGATTTTCAGCGACTGGGTGTGAACGCCTACCCCGGGCTTGAGCTCAGAATGCCCGACGCAATTGGTGCCGCGTTTTGTGACTACTTTCTGCAACATTTCCGATCCGGGCTCGGCGCACGTCGCTTGATCCGTGGCTACGCCCGACTGGCGCTCGTGACGGATCCACCCGAACGCCTGAGCCCGGTGCAATGGCTGCCGCATCGTGATCGATTTGATCTGCCCGCACACGAACTGGCGGCAGCCTCTGTCCTATATCTGTTTCCTGACGGGCACTTTGGCGGCACCAGTTTCTATCGCCCGAAGCAAGACTTGATCGCGACGCAGCGTCTGCTCATGGACGCCGCGCGACTGCCCGTGTCGGATTTTCAGCAGCGCTATGGGCTGTCTGCCGGCTATATCGGCGATGGCAATGATTGGTTTGAACGGATCGCGGTGATTCCGCCCCGTTTCAACCGGATGATTTGCTACGACGGGGGCTTGTTCCACTGTAGTGACATGCGCCCCACTGACGTTTTGAGCCCCGATCCGACCGTCGGCAGGCTGACCCTGAACGGGTTCTACCTTTGCACGAAACGCCATTCAGTCTAA
- a CDS encoding alpha-amylase family glycosyl hydrolase yields MLNTKERAPTERVNGCRLSAIGLAAALVVIGTGAVDAQALRPGYNRDVIYQVFVDRFFDGSTANNYASDPLFDSTGTNLQKYLGGDFQGLQAKIPYLKNMGVTAIWVTSPLDNRNLLALAGSTAPYHGYEMRDTERPDEHFTDAAQSWTPFDNFVTTAHSNGIKVIVDFAPNHSNVRGSGDNGTLNKNGVFQANYTTNPANFFQTGPNMGGAQWDSPYETQYYTIYDLSDLNQTNATVDNLLKLSVQNLQTHGVDGFRIDATKHVNWGWQYTLANHIYTNKKSFIFGEWVADDSGNPLYGDLLKFTNKSGIAELNFPLFTTINSVFGQGGSFTALDGVINQQQTDFAYQNDLVNFVDNHDRKRFLTVDTSAQDQQHLHAALAFVLTARGIPCIYYGTEQYLQGGDDPDNRRKMPAFNETTTAFNLIKKLSTLRGANEALAYGSTQQRWINANTYIFERKFYNSVVVVAINKANASQAVSGLVTSLPIGTYSDYLTGLVSGQSLVSSTAVAGGFQAASLTLPANSISVWQTDPSTSSAQLGNVTPTHAQPGVKVSITGQGFGAATGSVKFGTTVATITSWSDQEIIATVPAVTQGTYAVTVTRSGSGTASNAFNFNVYQAKLVPVTFTINNAAPTNPGDNIYLTGNTIELGNWSTNKAVAVGAMLTTPTTYPNWWLTVGVPAGKSIEFKFIRIKADGTVTWEAGANHVVTTPASGVGNVNVTWQY; encoded by the coding sequence ATGTTAAACACTAAAGAACGCGCGCCGACAGAGCGCGTGAATGGCTGTCGTTTGTCTGCGATTGGCTTGGCTGCTGCCTTGGTAGTTATCGGAACGGGTGCGGTGGATGCGCAGGCGCTGCGGCCTGGCTACAACCGCGACGTGATCTATCAAGTATTTGTCGATCGGTTCTTCGATGGCAGCACCGCGAATAACTATGCCAGCGACCCGTTGTTCGACAGTACGGGCACCAATCTGCAGAAATACTTGGGTGGTGACTTCCAAGGCTTGCAGGCCAAGATCCCGTACCTGAAGAACATGGGCGTCACCGCGATCTGGGTGACCTCGCCGCTGGACAATCGCAATCTGCTCGCGCTTGCTGGTTCGACCGCGCCGTACCACGGCTATGAGATGCGCGACACCGAGCGACCAGACGAGCACTTCACCGATGCCGCGCAATCCTGGACGCCGTTCGACAACTTCGTCACGACGGCGCACAGCAACGGCATCAAGGTCATCGTTGACTTCGCGCCGAACCACTCGAACGTGCGCGGCTCGGGCGACAACGGCACGCTGAACAAGAATGGCGTGTTCCAGGCGAACTACACGACCAATCCGGCCAACTTCTTTCAGACTGGTCCGAACATGGGCGGCGCGCAATGGGACTCGCCTTACGAGACGCAGTACTACACGATCTATGATCTGTCCGACCTGAATCAAACCAATGCGACCGTCGACAATCTGTTGAAGTTGTCGGTCCAGAATTTGCAGACGCATGGCGTCGATGGGTTTCGGATTGACGCGACCAAGCATGTGAACTGGGGTTGGCAATACACGCTGGCCAATCACATCTATACGAACAAGAAGAGCTTCATCTTTGGCGAGTGGGTGGCGGACGACTCCGGCAACCCGCTGTATGGCGACTTGTTGAAATTCACCAACAAGAGCGGCATTGCCGAACTGAATTTCCCACTATTCACGACCATCAACAGTGTGTTCGGCCAAGGTGGTTCGTTCACGGCGCTCGATGGCGTGATCAATCAGCAGCAGACTGACTTTGCGTATCAGAACGATCTGGTCAACTTTGTCGATAACCATGATCGAAAGCGGTTCCTGACCGTTGATACCAGCGCGCAGGATCAGCAGCATCTGCATGCGGCCCTGGCGTTCGTGCTGACCGCACGCGGCATTCCGTGCATCTATTACGGAACGGAGCAGTATCTGCAAGGTGGCGACGATCCGGATAACCGGCGCAAGATGCCGGCCTTCAACGAAACCACGACGGCGTTCAACCTGATCAAGAAACTGTCGACCCTCCGCGGGGCGAACGAAGCTTTGGCCTATGGTTCGACGCAGCAGCGCTGGATCAATGCCAACACGTACATCTTCGAGCGCAAGTTCTACAACAGTGTCGTCGTGGTGGCGATCAACAAGGCCAACGCCAGTCAGGCGGTGAGTGGACTCGTGACGTCATTGCCAATTGGGACTTACAGCGACTATCTGACCGGTCTTGTCAGCGGCCAGAGTCTCGTATCGTCAACGGCGGTTGCGGGCGGCTTTCAGGCGGCCAGTCTGACCTTGCCTGCCAACAGCATTTCAGTGTGGCAGACGGATCCCAGCACCAGTTCGGCGCAACTGGGCAATGTTACGCCGACGCATGCCCAACCTGGCGTGAAGGTGTCGATCACCGGCCAGGGCTTTGGTGCGGCGACGGGCAGCGTCAAGTTTGGTACGACGGTCGCGACCATCACGTCCTGGTCGGACCAGGAGATCATTGCGACCGTGCCCGCGGTCACTCAGGGCACTTACGCAGTGACCGTAACACGCAGTGGCAGCGGCACCGCGTCGAACGCGTTCAATTTCAATGTCTATCAGGCGAAGCTGGTGCCCGTCACGTTCACCATCAACAACGCGGCGCCGACCAACCCGGGCGACAACATCTACCTCACGGGTAATACGATTGAGCTTGGTAATTGGTCGACGAACAAGGCGGTTGCGGTGGGCGCGATGCTGACGACGCCGACCACGTATCCGAATTGGTGGCTGACGGTCGGCGTGCCTGCAGGCAAATCGATCGAGTTCAAGTTCATTCGGATCAAGGCGGATGGCACGGTGACCTGGGAGGCCGGTGCGAATCATGTCGTGACCACGCCAGCCTCGGGTGTCGGCAATGTCAATGTGACCTGGCAGTACTGA
- a CDS encoding dihydroxy-acid dehydratase, translated as MRSDTIKKGPDRAPARAMLRATGRDDAAMAKPFVAIVHPWSDVSPCNFTLRALAQHVRKGVEANGGTAFEFNTIAVTDGISMGTPGMRASLISREWITDSIELAVNGHHLDAMVVLCGCDKTIPAAAMAAARLNIPTVVLYGGTIDHGLHHGKPITIQEVFEAVGAHAAGKIDENELHAVEKDACPGAGACGGQFTANTMAMILTALGLSPLEVNDLPALHQDKNQAAFDCGKLVMDCYQRGFTARQALTPAAFRNAMRMLAATAGSTNGVLHLLAIAHEAGVTLDLADFDPISASTPVIADLKPGGRYTAVELSAAGGTARVAKVLKDGGLLEDHPTVENASIFAALDATELGEQPEPVVHPIASPVKPRGGFAILSGNLAPEGCVVKLAGHGRMRHEGPARVFNGEPAAFAALQAGKIQAGDVVVIRYEGPAGAPGMPEMLGVTAALIGRGLGSDVALITDGRFSGATHGLMVGHISPEAARGGPLGQLLDGDTVIIDVENRRLDTTADLGPRPTTPFNPRAQSGVLAKYARLVSSASRGAITEA; from the coding sequence ATGCGTAGTGACACGATCAAAAAGGGACCAGACCGGGCACCTGCTCGCGCGATGTTGCGAGCCACCGGCCGGGACGATGCCGCGATGGCCAAGCCGTTCGTGGCCATCGTGCATCCATGGTCCGACGTGTCGCCGTGCAATTTCACCCTGCGCGCCCTGGCGCAGCATGTGCGCAAAGGCGTCGAGGCCAACGGTGGCACGGCGTTCGAGTTCAATACGATCGCGGTGACCGACGGCATCAGCATGGGCACGCCGGGCATGCGCGCGTCGTTGATCTCGCGGGAATGGATCACCGATTCGATCGAATTGGCGGTGAATGGTCACCATCTCGATGCGATGGTGGTGCTGTGTGGCTGCGACAAGACGATCCCGGCTGCAGCCATGGCGGCGGCGCGCCTGAACATCCCGACCGTGGTGCTGTATGGCGGCACGATCGATCATGGCTTGCATCACGGCAAGCCCATCACGATTCAGGAAGTGTTTGAAGCGGTGGGCGCGCACGCTGCCGGCAAGATCGATGAGAACGAATTGCACGCGGTCGAGAAGGATGCCTGCCCAGGTGCCGGCGCCTGCGGTGGCCAGTTCACCGCGAACACGATGGCGATGATCCTGACCGCGCTCGGTCTGTCGCCGCTCGAAGTGAATGATCTGCCAGCCTTGCACCAAGACAAGAACCAAGCCGCGTTCGATTGCGGCAAGCTGGTCATGGATTGCTATCAACGCGGATTCACGGCTCGCCAAGCATTGACACCAGCAGCGTTCCGCAACGCGATGCGCATGCTGGCGGCGACCGCAGGCTCCACGAACGGCGTGCTGCATCTGCTCGCCATCGCGCACGAAGCGGGTGTGACGCTGGATCTCGCCGACTTTGATCCGATCTCGGCATCCACACCGGTGATCGCCGATCTGAAACCCGGTGGGCGCTATACCGCGGTGGAATTGAGCGCTGCGGGCGGCACGGCACGCGTGGCCAAAGTGTTGAAGGACGGTGGTCTGCTTGAAGATCACCCGACGGTCGAGAACGCGTCGATCTTTGCCGCACTGGATGCCACCGAGTTGGGCGAACAACCAGAGCCCGTCGTGCATCCAATCGCGAGCCCGGTGAAACCGCGCGGCGGATTCGCGATCCTGAGTGGCAACCTCGCGCCGGAAGGTTGCGTCGTGAAACTGGCTGGTCATGGCCGCATGCGCCACGAAGGCCCGGCGCGTGTGTTCAATGGCGAACCCGCCGCATTTGCCGCACTGCAGGCCGGCAAGATTCAAGCTGGCGATGTGGTCGTGATCCGTTATGAAGGCCCCGCCGGCGCGCCCGGCATGCCAGAAATGCTGGGCGTGACCGCCGCGCTGATTGGTCGGGGTCTGGGCAGCGATGTCGCGCTGATCACCGATGGTCGTTTCAGTGGCGCAACGCATGGCCTGATGGTCGGCCATATCTCACCCGAAGCCGCCCGCGGCGGTCCGCTCGGGCAATTGCTGGACGGCGACACCGTGATCATCGATGTCGAGAACCGCCGTCTGGACACAACGGCTGATCTTGGCCCGCGCCCCACCACGCCATTCAACCCGCGCGCCCAGAGTGGCGTGCTTGCCAAATACGCCCGTCTGGTCAGTTCGGCCAGTCGTGGTGCCATCACCGAAGCCTGA